ttattctttaatgggatgtgagcattgctggtaatgtaagcatttgttgctcatcactaaatgcccttgaaaaggtagttgtgagctgccttcttgaaccactgaagtccatgtgaagtaggtacacccacaatgctgttaggaagttccaggactttgacccaacaacaatgaaggatcgcaatatagttccaaatcaggatggtgtatgcACCATGGAAGGATTGTCACTCACCCAGGCAGTGCCTTAGTAATCCTAATAATCTGCTGTGGCACAGATCACTCGATTGCAGCGAGAACACTGGTATCCACAGCAGCAGTTTGAGcctgcaggtcaagcagcatctgtggagggaaacagagttaacattcggagttccaaagaagagttttattggactcaaaatgttaactctgtttctctcaccacaagatgctaccagacctgctgagtacttacagcattttctgtttttgttaccattTCGGGTTGATgtgttaagtctgtttctctttcttcaggtgctgcctgacctgttgagtttatccagcattttctgttttgattgcCAATTAAATCTATTGTAATTATGAGCAATCTGCATTATAATCATAAGCAAGCCGCATTTAGCAAGTgtgaacaaatagaaaaaaagcACCCCTGGAGTGCATTATCTCCCTCCACAATGACATTTTAGTTTGATTTAATaagtttcacagaatcacacagtgcagaagaggcccttcggcccatcgagtcagcatcgacacgtgagaaacacctgacctacctacctaaacccatgtaccagcacttggctcatagccttgaatgttatgacgtgccaagtgctcatccaggtactttttaaaggatgtgaggcaacccacctgcaccaccctcccaggcagtgcattccagaccgtcaccatcctctgggtaaaaaaggttttcctcacatcccccctaaaccccctgcccctcaccttaaacttatgttcctttgtgactgaccttcaactaaggggaacagctgctccttatccaccctgtccatgcccctcataatcttgtacacctcgatcaggtcacccctcagtcttctctattccaatgaaaacaacccaagtctatccaaccgctcttcataacttaaatgtttcatcccaggcaacatcctggtgaatctcctctgcatctcctccagtgcaaccacatccttcctataatgtggcgaccagaactgcacacagtactccagctgtggcctcaccaaggttctatacaactccaacatgacctccttacttttgtcaTCTATGGCTCAattgatgaaggcaagtgtcccatatgcctttttcaccaccccactaacatgcccctctgccttcagggatctatggacacacacgccaaggtccctttgttcctcaaaacttcctagtgtcatgccattcattgaatgtttccttgtcaaattactccttccaaagtgtatcacctcacacttttcagggataaattccatctgccacttatctacccatttgaccatcctgtctatatcttcctgtagcccaagacactcaacctcactgttaactacccagccaactttgtgtcatctgcaaacttactaatccaatCCCCCCAGatggtcatctatgtcatttacataaatgacaaataataggggacccagcacagatccctgtgatatgccactggacactagcttccagtcactaaagcatcttcCTTTTGCAGTTTTgctttagttacagtgcccctttaaggggtggTTCTTTAGTTTTCATTAGCTAATTAGTTATCTAGTTATAGTGGCAGGCATTAAATACTGGCGCAGCAAAAATAACATAAAGGAAGTCTATGTGCATGTGTGGACCACAGTGGCAAGCTATCAGCGAGGCCATTTTTAATGACAGCACCAAGAGTTggccactcacacacagagatttAGACAAGCTCAGAGTATAAAAAAGGATTTGgaccctttaaggggctgttaagTATCTAATTGATCGTAAGTTATTTTGGTCATTTTATTGGTATACTCAAGGATATGTCCCTTGAAAATGCTGTTAAATAGTTAGTTTGATTattgaagctctgaagaagagctgcTGTgcttccagctctgaagaagagtcatacggactcaaaacgttaactctgtctttctctccacagatgctgtcagacctgctgagttttcccagcattttttatttttgtttcagatttccagcatctgcagtattttgcctttactttGGTTATTTAGTTCATTTGGTTAGTTTATTGgtatactcaaaagagtataaaaagAGTCTTGCCCCTCCAATATGCTGTTAAATGGTTACTTTGATGATTAGTTCAATCGGATATTTTATTGGCATACCCGAAAGATTATTTAAAAACACCCTTGGTCCTGTCAAAATCTCACAACGAACCCAAAGCACCTCAATGGCCCTGTTCTCAATGAATGGTAAGTGACCCCTCCCTGCAGACTGACCCCGGAAGTGATCAGCCCATTGGCCAATCAGCTGGCGGCGCGCGCACGCTGGGGCGGTTTGAACCTGGAGGGAAGTTGACGGCTGCGGCTCGCGGCGAAGGGGAGGATGGAGGCGCTTCTCGAGAACCTGGCTCGCTTCGCCGAGGTGCTGGCGGTGGCGCGGAGCCCGTGGGCCGGAGACTGGGACGAGGCGGAGGTGAGGCGGGCTTTCCAGTGGGCCCGCTACCTGGAGCAGCTGAGCCGGCGCTTGGAAGAGGTGGCGAGCGCGCAGGACGCCCTCCGGCTGCACCTGCTGAGCCGAGGCGCCGGCCCCCGTGGCCACCCGCTGCCGCAGTACCGCCGTCTGCGCTTCGAGGAGCTGGGCCGCGGCGAGGAGATGCTGAGCGAGGCGCTGCTGTGCAACCCGGCCGCCTCGGCCGCCGCCTTTCACCGGGCCGCCGCCTGGTACCGGACGCGGGGAGAAGGCGGCGGGGCGGCCATCCCGGCGTCGCTGGGGCGGGCGGTCAGGGTGAAGGCCGCCGCGGGGGTCCTGCTGTTGCGGGACAGCGGCAGCCGCGTCGACCccgccgccctgtcagagacgcGGGCCCAGATCCTGCGCCAACGGCTCGAGGAGCGCCTGAGGGGCCCGGAGGAGTTACCGGAGCGGCGGGCGGCCTGCGAGGAGGTTCTGCGGCGGGCCGTCTCCGTTGGCGGCGGGGAGCCCGTCTCTTGGCTGCCGCTCGCCGAGCTGTTGGCGGCGTCGGCAGCGACTGGAGGCGGCGAGGCGCAGCCGCTGGCCCTGCGGTGGTTGCTAGGAGACGGCCGCGCGCTACCTGCCTTCTGCCGCGCGCTGCCCTGCTCCCTCTTGACTGCAATCGCCGCCCTGCACCCAGCCTTCGGACGCCGCTACCTGCGCTTCCTGCAGGACTGGGGCTGCAGCCTGCAGTACGACGCCGGTCGGGCAGAGTGGGTGCCACAGGAGGAGTCCCCCGAGCAGGGCTGGCGCGAACTTTTGGAACATTTCACCGCCCTCTTGCAGGGACCGCCACCAGCGAGGGAGCCCACGGAGCGGGCACTGCGCTCTTTGAGAACTATGGATGGCGATTTCGACGTGTGGGGCATCAGCATTTGGACAGATCTGCTCCTGGCATTAAAAATGTAGAACTGTTTCTGGAATCCTTTCAATTTGTACGTCTGCGTTTGCACATTttaatatatgtgtgtatgtatatccgAATATTAAGTTGGTGGCTGTTTATGTTTGTGTTAATAGTTTATTTGAAATTGAAACCATTCAAGGTCAACCCAATTTGAAGTTAAAGCAGCATGGGAAGTCTAGGTTCCATCATGCAATTTAGGATTCCTCTCCTAGTTTAACAAGTGCCTGTAGGAAACTGCCTCAGTTGTACATCCTTTATTGTGAACTCTGACCAAGCTACTTTGCTTCCAGATACTTCATTCAAGATGAAAATGCCTTAAGTTATAATTTGCTTATGATATGTTCTTATCGAACATAGTGGTAAGTAAAGCAGTACCAATTCTGGAATGGCTTGTGCATGATTCAGTTGCTAATCGATGCAAATGACCATTGTACAAAACATTCTATAAAGAGCTGAATCTGTTTATTGTTACAGGTCCCAGTACAAATGTCATTCAGCAAGCAATTATCAGCATTTACTTAGCATCCTGCACGCAGATCCATTGAGCTGATGTACTtaattttttccagcattttttgttggacaagctcagcagttctgacagcatctgtagagaaagacagagttaacgttttgagtccatatgactctattTGGCTTTCATAGTTACATCTTGTAAAAAAAACCAGGCCCTAAGTTAATTTTCCATATAATGCATATATAATTTTCTAACTGAGCATGCAAGCTCTTGAATTTTCATGGTTCAGCAGATGTAATAGTTTTAAAATGTTGGTTAGAAAACACAGACCAATTCTGTACTTTACAAATCCAGAAATGTTGGAATATTAGTCCAGGCAATTTTTAATTTCCAGCTCTTCTGGTCCTTATGTCAGGTCATATATAATATAGTATGGACTTTTCCTGACACATTCTGCATGAGTTTATGCAATACATAGACTTCCAGAGAAGACATATATTACTGATTTAAACATCCATATCTGTGATTTGAAAGGGAGCTTCCCCATTTGATTATGGATAGGTCAACATTTAGTGGTGTCATGTTTAAACTCCTGTTTAGCTTCAGCTACCCACTGTTATAAGTCAATACAAAAGTGTCGTGTAAATACACCCTAAAATTTGTATTGAATCCTAGTCTTTGCTCTTGGGTTTATCCAAAATGTTTGTTGATGTGCACGAGATAAGTTTGATGACCTTTCAACCAATTTGGCTCCTTCAGAACAGAAATAATTCTGTACAAGCTGTTCACACCTTTCAATAAGGTAAACACTGGCTTTACCTGGTGTATCTGAAAGTATTGTTTTCCTGTATCCTATCTGAGGCCTCCTTTTCAGATGCATGTTTTTAAGGTTGCAGAACTCTAGCTCATCAAATATTTCTTTAAGATGTGAGGGATTGCGCTTAGTGTTTTCATCTGCAATATCTGTGACAGAAGGGATCCACTCATTACCCAGTGATTAGATATGTATTCCAAGTTCAAGGCATAAATATAACTTAAGTGTAATCTCTGGGAATTTAAAATTTTGATTGGGAAATCCAAGCCTATACTTCCAAAATTGGGAATcctcaggagccctttaaaatggtgggcaggtcCTGATTCCTGACCCCATACCTGGGCACTGATTTTTCAGGAGTTCCTTTAAGGACTGtagctggttcctgtcaaaagcaTACATCATAagacttggctgagagcccagacatccattacacTTGTTAAAACACCTCTGCTGCAGAGAAAACATTGACAGCTCAGACTGTCTCTGATCTCTGCTATCAATTTtgcaatgtttgtttacacaacaCTGGTTTCAAAGTTTTGTGCTTTTTGTTGTTGATGCTTTAGAGTGCGGATGATTGACACATTTTTGTCTTCTAAGTGAAATTACATTTTTCATGTAGAATGTTATGAATTAATTACTTTATAAAGATTTTGTTCTACACACCCTATCACCATAGGATTCATTGACCCACTATATACATTGTATAGAACCAAGTGCTGTAGCTTGGCTTGAGGGGCCATAGAGGGTGGATGGAGTCGGGGGTCAGGGGGTGGAAGCATGGGAAGCatttgagggctggagggccatTGTCCCAGTTAAAAACACAGTCCCACtgcaccaaggcaggccttttaaactgcCTGCATCCACAACTGACGGCCTCTATAGCCGCCTCCAAACCTCTTCCCAGATCAGTTGGCTCAACTCCAGCCTGCTGCCCTTGTGACACCCCCCTCGccaatctctaattgcccttaagaaaaaCCAGTCCATGTTCCATTTATTTATTACTACCTCACTTTTTAGGTGAAATATCAAATTCCACCTCTAGGTCCCTTCTAGCACGGCTTTTGAAAGTTTATACCACCATGGGATGTGTTTTTATGTTGACTTGCATTTAGCTATATTGAACTTACTGTCACTGACCAATCTAGGTGCAAATCCTGACAAATTTCCTGTAATACCTAATTTGTTTCATCATCTGTAAGTTTTGACCGCCTTACATTGAAACTGATTCCATGTGTGTCTCTACCAGGAATCGAAGTAGGAGCAGACTGCTGGACCTGCACCTGTTTCTAGGCTAAGATTTTTTGTTAGCCTCTTTCCAATCTGTGTCTTTTCCTTAACATGCACAAATATTTAAAGGCACTTCTAATGCGGTATTTTATAACAGGCCTTTTTGAAAACTTGATAGTGCTGCAAGGCTTACATCAGTTAAATTGGGATGTCACATCTGCAAATCTAAGATGGAATATTGAAAAGGGTCAAACTTGTGccactacctccctaacagcactggaatGTAGCTCGCCACCTTCCAACCAATTTGGGGTaattgagaacaaaaacagaattacctggaaaaactcagcaggtctggcagcatcggcggagaagaaaagagttgacgtttcgagtcctcatgacccttcaacagaactgagagtgaatctgaggaaaagggtgatatataagctggtttaaggttggggggtggtatagttgtagggacaagcaagcagtgatagcagataatcaaaagagtcacagacaaaagaacacaggtgttgatggtggtgatattatctaaatgaatgtgctaattaagaatggatggtagggcactcaatgtacagctttagtggggatggggtggaaaggctagcagggcataaaagatttaaagataatggaaataggtgggaaaagaaaaatctatataaattattggaaaaaaacaaggaagcaggaagaaacagaaagggggtgcggatggaggaggagggagttcaagatctgaagttgttgaattcaatattcagtccggaaggctgtaaagtgcctagtcggaagatgaggtgcagttcctccagtttgcgttgagcttcactggaacaatgcagcaagccaaggacagacatgtgggcaagagagcagggtagagtgttaaaatggcaagtgacagggaagcttgggtcattcttgcagacagaccgcaggtgttctgcaaagtggtcacccagtttacgtttggtctctccaatgtagacgagaccgcattgggagcaacgaatgcagtagactaagttggggaaaatgcaagtgaaatgctgcttcacttgaaaggagtgtttgggcctttgaacggtgaggagagaggaagtgaaggggcaggtgctgcatcttttgtgtgggcatagggaggtgccgtaggtggaggttgaggagtagggggtgatggaggagtggaccagggtgtcccggagggaatgatccctacggaacgccgccgggggagtggagggaagatatgtttggtggtggcatcatgctggaaatggcagaggatgatcctttgaatgtggaggctggtggggtgataagtgaggacaagggggaccctatcttgtttctgggagggagaagaaggcatgagggcggatgcgtgggagatgggcaggacacggttgagggccctgtcaacgaccgttggtggaaaaccttggttaaggaggacatgtcagaggaactgtttttgaaggta
This sequence is a window from Carcharodon carcharias isolate sCarCar2 chromosome 10, sCarCar2.pri, whole genome shotgun sequence. Protein-coding genes within it:
- the fancf gene encoding Fanconi anemia group F protein, translated to MEALLENLARFAEVLAVARSPWAGDWDEAEVRRAFQWARYLEQLSRRLEEVASAQDALRLHLLSRGAGPRGHPLPQYRRLRFEELGRGEEMLSEALLCNPAASAAAFHRAAAWYRTRGEGGGAAIPASLGRAVRVKAAAGVLLLRDSGSRVDPAALSETRAQILRQRLEERLRGPEELPERRAACEEVLRRAVSVGGGEPVSWLPLAELLAASAATGGGEAQPLALRWLLGDGRALPAFCRALPCSLLTAIAALHPAFGRRYLRFLQDWGCSLQYDAGRAEWVPQEESPEQGWRELLEHFTALLQGPPPAREPTERALRSLRTMDGDFDVWGISIWTDLLLALKM